The Salvelinus namaycush isolate Seneca chromosome 8, SaNama_1.0, whole genome shotgun sequence genome has a segment encoding these proteins:
- the LOC120052994 gene encoding zinc finger protein 583-like, which yields MIESAEAAGPGVKLERSEGEDPRHSRDIQAGAHPVATDDSTTAPAQHRTRRSITEDSGDALQTGNDPSCSYATETEMIPGDTSVDLDTQTNPMRGDWNRYSSSVYSEGCLNKKREVIVLDDMIVKVEDDTPLTWNANETHLGEGHSQCNTSDFLDYRESLETNPNVATHSPLHAFRDHDPVSPSMGPSDSHGRVLFDQVLNSNDRARAQAQGGRATSGNSKEKRFLCMFCHKGFSCLQKVESHQRVHTGEKSFSCTQCEKRFSHQHHLKRHQRVHTGEKPYSCPQCEKRFSRQDQLKMHLKVHTGERPFACTHCGKRFSERSYLRTHQQKNHSTL from the exons atgatagag TCTGCAGAAGCTGCTGGTCCTGGGGTCAAGCTGGAGAGGTCTGAAGGAGAGGACCCACGACACAGCAGAGACATCCAGGCTGGAGCGCACCCTGTAGCCACGGATGATTCCACCACTGCCCCAGCGCAGCACAGGACCCGACGTAGCatcacggag GACTCAGGTGATGCATTACAGACTGGCAATGATCCGTCCTGTTCATACGCTACAGAGACTGAGATGATACCTGGTGACACATCTGTGGACTTAGATACACAGACTAATCCAATGAGAGGTGACTGGAaccggtacagtagtagtgtatactctgaagggTGCCTAAATAAGAAACGGGAGGTTATAGTCTTAGATGACATGATTGTGAAAGTGGAGGACGACACTCCTCTGACATGGAATGCAAACGAAACTCACTTAGGAGAAGGACACTCGCAGTGCAACACCAGTGACTTCTTAGACTACAGGGAAAGCTTAGAGACAAATCCAAATGTCGCAACCCACTCCCCTTTACATGCGTTCAGGGATCACGACCCAGTGTCTCCGTCAATGGGGCCTTCCGATTCACATGGCCGCGTCCTTTTCGATCAGGTATTGAACTCAAACGACAGGGCTAGAGCCCAGGCTCAGGGAGGGCGAGCCACATCAGGCAATAGTAAAGAgaaacggttcctctgcatgttctgtcACAAAGGCTTCAGCTGCCTCCAGAAGGTGGAGAgtcaccagagggtccacacaggggagaaatccttcagctgtacccagtgtgagaagaggttctctcACCAGCAccacctgaagaggcaccagagggtccacacaggggagaaaccctacagctgccctcagtgtgagaagaggttctcccgccaggaccagctgaagatgcacctgaaggtccacactGGAGAAAGGCCATTCGCCTGTACACACTGCGGGAAaaggttctcagagaggagctaccttAGGACACACCAGCAGAAAAACCATTCCACTCTATAA